GTTCGCCAAGGGCGCCGTCCTCGTGGCCCACAACGCGCCGTTCGACGTCGGCTTCCTGCGCGAGGCGGCCGGGCGCTGCGGCCTCGCGTGGCCCACGTGGGGGGTGCTGGACACAGCTCGGCTGGCGCGGCGGGTGCTCGCCCACGACGACGTCCCCGACTGCAAGCTGGCCACGCTCGCGCGCTACTTCCGCGCCACCACCGCGCCGGAGCACCGCGCGCTGTCCGACGCCCGCGCCACGGTCGACGTGCTGCACGGCCTCATCGAACGGGTCGGCACCGAGGGGGTCGCCTCCCTCGAGGAGCTGTCCACCTACTCCTCTCGGGTCCCCGCGGCGGTACGCCGCAAGCGGCACCTCGCCGAGGGCCTGCCGCACGCCCCCGGGGTGTACCTGTTCGAGGACGGGCGCGGGCGGGTGCTCTACGTCGGCAAGTCGGTCGACGTGGCGGCGCGCGTACGCACGTACTTCACCGCCGCGGAGACACGTGCGCGAATGGCCGAGATGGTGCGCCTCGCCGAGCGCGTGCGTCACGTGCCCTGCCCGACCACCCTGGAAGCCGAGGTCCGGGAGCTGCGGCTGATCGGCGAGCACAAGCCGCCGTACAACCGCCGGTCGCGCTTCCCGGAGCGGGCGCTGTGGCTCAAGCTCACCGTCGAGGCCTTCCCTCGGCTGTCCATCGTCCGCGCGGTGCGCGACGACGGAGCGACCTACCTGGGCCCGTTCGGCTCGAGACGAGCCGCCGAGGACGCGATGACGGCCGTCCACGAGGCCGTCCCGCTGCGGCAGTGCAGCGGGCGGCTGTCGCCCCGGCGGCGCGTGAGCCCGTGCGCGCTGGCCGAGATGGGCCGCTGCGGCGCCCCCTGCGCGGGCCGGGAGACCCCCGAGGCCTACGCCGCGCACGTGGCGCTCGTCCGATCGGCGATGCTCGCCGACGCCACCCCCCTGGTGCGCGGGATCGAGCGGCGGATCGGGCTGCTCAGCGACGCCCAGCGCTTCGAGGACGCTGCCGCCCACCGCGACCGGCTGGCCGCGTTCCTGCGCGCCGCCGGGCGGATGCACCGCTACGCAGGCGTGTCCGCGTGCGCCGAGCTGCTCGCGGCCCGACCGCGGCCGGACGGGGGCTGGGAGCTCGCCCTCGTGCGGCATGGGCGCCTGGCCGGCACCTCGGTCGTGCCCCGCGCCGTCGCCCCGCTGCCGTGGATCGATGCGCTCGTGGCGACCGGGGAGCAGGTCGGTGCGGGCGTCGGCCCGACCTCGGCCGGGTCGGCGGAGGAGCTCGACTGCGTGCTGCGCTGGCTCGACGGCGACGGGGTCCGGCTGGTCCGCCTCGAGGGCACCTGGGCCTCCCCCGCCGGGTGGGACGCGGGCCTCCTGGAGCGCTACGGCGGCCGCGTACAGTCCGGCCCATGGTGACCGCGCTCGTCCAGATCCGCTGCGACGTCCATCGCATCCCCGAGGTGGCCGAGGCCGTCGCCGCCATCGACGGCGTGAGCGAGGTCTACTCCGTCACCGGCGACATCGACCTGGTGGCGATCGTGCGCGTACGTGCCCACGAGGAGCTCGCCGAGGTGATACCAGGCCGGATCAACGCGGTCGACGGCATCGTCGCCACGGAGACGCACATCGCGTTCCGCACGTACTCCCGGCACGACCTCGAGGCGGCCTTCTCGCTCGGCCTCGACGAGGGGGTCTGAGCGCCGGTCGGCTCAGCCCCTCCCGGCCACCTCCTGGGCGGTCTCCACCCAACGCGCCAGGACGGCCGCGGCGGCGCCGCCGTCCACCGCCGCGCTCGCCCGTTCGAGGGCGGCCCGAAGTGCCTCGACGGGGGTCTCGTCGCCCCCCTCCAGCGCGACCAGGGCCGCGGCGGCGTTGAGCAGGACCGCGTCCCGGACCGGGCCGGGCTCCCCCGCGAGCACCCGCCGGACCACGGCCGCGTTGAAGGCCGGGTCCGCTCCGCGCAGGTCGCCGGGCGACGACGCGGGGATCCCGAGCTCGCGGGGGTCGAGGCTTCGCTCCCGGACCTGGCCGTCCGCGACCCACCACACCCGGGAGGTCGTCGTCGTGGTCAGCTCGTCGAGGCCGTCGTCGCCGCGGAAGACCAGGGCTCGCTGCCCGCGGCGCGCGAACACCTGGGCCATCACCGCCGCGAGCCGTGGGTCGGCGCACCCGATCGCCTGGGCGCCCGGCTGTGCCGGGTTGGTCAGCGGGCCCAGGAAGTTGAAGACCGTCGGGACACCGAGCTCGCGGCGGACCCCGGCTGCGTGGCGCATGGCCGGGTGGAACACCTGCGCGAAGCAGAAGGTGATGCCGGCACGGGCACCCACCTCGGCGACCTGAGCGGGCGTCAGGGTGAGCGGCAGGCCGAGGGCCTCGAGCACGTCCGCGGTGCCGCAGGCGGAGGACGCGGCGCGGTTGCCGTGCTTGACCACGCGCGCCCCGGCGCCCGCGGCGACCAGCGCCGCCATCGTCGACACGTTGACCGTGTGCGCCAGGTCGCCGCCGGTCCCGACGACGTCGACCGCCGGGCCGGGGACCTCGATGCGGTGGGCGTGGCCCAGCATGGCCGCGGCCAGGCCGTCCATCTCCTCCGGCGACTCCCCCTTCGCGCGCAGGGCCACCACGAACGCTGCCACCTGGGCGTCGGTCGCCTCGCCGTCCATGACGCGGTCCATGGCCCACGACGCCACCTCCGCCGTGAGGGGCTCCCGGCGCAGGAGCGTGCCCAGGACCGCCGGCCAGGCCGGGGAGGTCACGCTCAGGCCACGGGGCGGGCGAGCCGGCGACGCAGCAGGGTCGCCGCGGTGTCGGCCAGCACCCGGGGGTCGAGGGGGTGCGGGACGGCGGCGTCGGCGCGCGACCACGTCGCCAGCCACAGGTCCGTCGGGCGCCCGGTGAGGACGAGCAGCGGCGGGCAACGGTAGATCTCGTCCTTCAGTTGCCGGGCGATGCCCATGCCACCGGCCGGGACCGCCTCCCCGTCGAGGATGGCGAGGTCGACGCCCCCCGCGTCCATCACCCGGATCAGGGCCGGCTCGGTGGCCACCTCGACCACGTCCACGAACGGGACGTCCCTGGCCGGGCGGCGCCCGAGCGCGCGCACCACGGCCGCTCGGGTCGTCCGGTCGTCGCTGTAGACGACCACCCGCGCCCGTGGCTGGGGCGCGTCGTCGCGAGGCGTCGAGGAGCTGCTCACGGGTCGCGATCGTACAAGTGCGAGGTACTTCGGGGGGTCGGGGTGTCGTCGGGACGGGTTGCTGCCAGAATCACCCGCGTGGCGACGACGACGGCCCCGCTCCGGACCTCCCCAGCGGCGCACCCGGCGGGGGTCAACCGGCCGAACATGGTCGCGGTCGGGACGATCGTCTGGCTCAGCTCGGAGCTGATGTTCTTCGCGGGCCTGTTCGCCATGTACTTCACCCTTCGCTCGGTCGCCGGCGAGAAGCTCTGGCGCGAGACCAACTCTGCGCTCAACGTGCACTTCGCCCTGCTCAACACCACGGTCCTGGTGCTCTCGTCCGTGACCTGCCAGATCGGCGTCTTCGCCGCCGAGCGCGGCGACGTCAAGCTGCTGCGCCGCTGGTTCGGGATCACCTTCCTCATGGGTGCCTTCTTCATCGGAGGGCAGATCTACGAGTACGTCAGCCTGGTCCACGAGGGCATCACGCTGAGCAGCTCGGGGTACGGATCGGTCTTCTACCTGACCACCGGGTTCCACGGGGCGCACGTCACCGGTGGCCTCATCGCGTTCCTGTTCGTCCTGGGCCGCACGTACGCCGCACGACGCTTCACCCACGAGCAGGCGACCAGCGCCATCGTCGTCTCGTACTACTGGCACTTCGTCGACGTGGTGTGGATCGGCCTCTTCTGCACCATCTACCTCCTCAAGTGACAGGCAGACCGTTGGCTCCTCTCACCCGCATGCGGCGCAGCCGCCTCGCCACACCGCTGCTGCTGCTGGTCGCCCTGATGGCGGTCGGGGTGATCTACGCCGCCCTCGGCGGGTCGGGCCGGGCGTCGGCCGACTCGGCGACGAGCACGTCGACGGTCGAGACGGGACGGCAGCTGTTCATCGACGGCTGCTCCACCTGCCACGGGGTCAACGCACAGGGGACCAGCTTCGGGCCCTCGCTCATCGGCGTCGGCGCGGCCGCCGTCGACTTCCAGGTGGGCACCGGCCGGATGCCGCTGGCCCAGCCCGGGCCGCAGGCCCAGCGCCGACCGGTCCAGTACACCGACCAGGAGATCGCCGCGATGGCGGCGTACGTCGCCACGCTCGGCCCCGGACCGGCGATACCCACCCAGCAGGACCTGGACATCAGCAACGTGTCCGACGCGCAGATCGCGCTCGGCGGCAAGCTGTTCCGGACCAACTGCGCCTCCTGCCACAACTTCGTCGGGGCCGGTGGCGCGCTCAGCCGCGGCCGCTACGCCCCGAGCCTGACCCACACGTCCCTGCAGCACATGTGGGAGGCGATGGTCACGGGGCCGGAGAACATGCCGGTGTTCGCCAACACGACCCTCACCCCGGACGACAAGCGCGCGATCATGGCCTACATCGTGCGCATGCAGAACGCGCCCAACCCCGGCGGCTTCGCGCTCGGGCACGTCGGGCCGGTCCCTGAGGGCGTGGTCATCTGGGTCGTCGGCCTCGGGCTGCTCGCCGGTGTCGCCGTCTGGATCGGAGCGAAGGTGTCATGAGCGAGATCGTCCGCCCGGACTCCGAGCACCTCGCCCCAGAGAACCCCGACGCCCCCGGTCTGCCCGCGCACCGGCTGCGCCGCACCGACGTCGACCCGATCGCGACGAAGCGGGCAGAGCGACAGGTCGCGAACCTGTTCCTCGTCGCCATCATCGCGACCGTCGGGTTCGTCGTCGCCTTCGTGGCGTTCCCGTCGCCGCACAAGTACATCACCATCATCCCCGGCGTCCTGCAGGACATCAGCGCGTCCAACTTCTTCCTCGGCATGACCCTCGCCATCTCGTTGCTGGCCATCGGGGTCGGGGCCATCCACTGGGCGAAGAAGCTCATGTCCGACGTGGAGATCGTCGAGCTGCGCCACCCGTCGGCGTCCTCCGCGCAGGATCGCGCTGAGTTCCAGGAGGTCTTCGAGACCGGGGTCGCGAGCAGCGGGATCAAGGAGTACAAGCTCATCCGACGCACCCTGATCGGGGCGATGCTCGTGCTCCCGATCCCGGCGCTCCTGCTCTTCCGCGACCTCGGGCCGCTCCCGCGCAAGAAGCTGTCGACGACCGCTATCCACAAGGGCGTACGGCTCGTGGTCGACGGGACGCAAGCTCCCCTGCGTCCGTCGGACATCCCCATCGGGGCGCTCGTCAACGTCGTGCCCGAGAACCTGCAGGCCATCGAGGAGGCCGCCGGGACCCTCGACGAGCGCGGCAAGGACGCACTCATGATCATCCGGATGCGGCCGGACCAGATCATCGCCCAGCAGGGAGCGAACTGGGATGTCGAGGGCATCCTCTGCTTCAGCAAGGTGTGCACGCACGCCGGCTGCCCGCTCGGTCTCTACGAGCAGCAGACGCACCACATGCTCTGCCCCTGCCACCAGTCGACCTTCGACCTCTCCGACGCTGGTCGCGTGATCTTCGGTCCGGCGGCACGGAGCCTCCCTCAACTCGCGATCACCACGAATGCGGACGGATACTTGGTGGCGGCACAGGGATTCACCCAGCCGGTCGGGCCGAGCTTCTGGGAGCGCTCATGAGCGAGCACGCCGAGCCCGCCCCTGCGGGCGAGGAGACCAAGCCGCGCACGGCACTCGGCAAGACAGGCACCTTCCTCGACGACCGCACCGGCGGTGCGAAGGGCCTGAAGGGTCTGCTGGGCAAGGTCTTCCCCGACCACTGGTCGTTCATGCTCGGCGAGATCGCCCTCTACAGCTTCATCGTGCTGCTGCTCTCGGGCGTGTACCTGACCCTGTTCTTCAAGCCCTCGCAGACCGAGGTCATCTACCACGGCTCGTACGTCCCGCTGGACGGGCTGCCGATGACAGAGGCGTACTCCTCCACGCTGCACATCTCCTTCGACGTGCGCGGCGGTCTGCTCATGCGTCAGATGCACCACTGGGCGGCGCTGCTGTTCGTCGCCGCCATCACGGTGCACCTCTTCCGCGTCTTCTTCACCGGCGCGTTCCGCAAGCCGCGCGAGCTGAACTGGCTCATCGGCGTCGGCCTGCTGACCCTGGGCCTCGTCGAGGGCTTCGCGGGCTACTCGCTGCCCGACGACCTGCTGTCGGGCACGGGCCTGCGCATCGCCGAGGGCATCGTGCAGGCGATCCCCGTGGTCGGCACGTATCTGGCGAGCTTCGTCTTCGGCGGGGAGTTCCCCGGCAACGACTTCATCCCGCGGCTGTACGCGATCCACATCCTGCTCGTGCCCGGCCTGATCCTGGCCCTGATCACGGCGCACCTGTTCCTCGTCGTCTACCACAAGCACACGCAGTACCCGGGGCCCGGGCGTACCGAGAACAACGTGGTCGGCTACCCCCTGCTGCCGGTGTATACCGCCAAGGCGGGCGGGTTCTTCTTCGTGGTCTTCGGCGTCATCACGCTGCTGGCTGCGGTGGTGACCATCAACCCGGTGTGGCTGTTCGGCCCGTACAACCCCTCCCAGATCAGCGCCGGCTCCCAGCCCGACTGGTACATCGGCTTCCTCGACGGCGCCCTGCGCATCATGCCCAACTGGGAGTCCCACATCCTCGGGCACACCATCAGCTGGAACATCCTGCTGCCCGCCGTCGTGATCCCCGGGATCCTGTTCACCGTGCTCGGCGCCTATCCCTTCATCGAGGCGTGGGTGACCGGTGACCGCCGCGACCACCACCTGCTCGACCGGCCGCGCAACATGCCGACCCGGACCGGGCTCGGGGCGATGGCGATCTCGTTCTACCTGCTGTTGTGGATCTCCGGCGGCAACGACATCATCGCCACCCGCTTCGACCTGACCATCAACGAGATCACCCGCGCCATGCAGGTGCTCGTCTTCGTCGTCCCACCGCTCGTGTACGTCGCCACGAAGCGCATCTGTCTCGGGCTGCAGCACCGTGACCACGACAAGCTCATGCACGGCT
This Actinomycetes bacterium DNA region includes the following protein-coding sequences:
- a CDS encoding Lrp/AsnC ligand binding domain-containing protein — translated: MVTALVQIRCDVHRIPEVAEAVAAIDGVSEVYSVTGDIDLVAIVRVRAHEELAEVIPGRINAVDGIVATETHIAFRTYSRHDLEAAFSLGLDEGV
- the trpD gene encoding anthranilate phosphoribosyltransferase; translated protein: MTSPAWPAVLGTLLRREPLTAEVASWAMDRVMDGEATDAQVAAFVVALRAKGESPEEMDGLAAAMLGHAHRIEVPGPAVDVVGTGGDLAHTVNVSTMAALVAAGAGARVVKHGNRAASSACGTADVLEALGLPLTLTPAQVAEVGARAGITFCFAQVFHPAMRHAAGVRRELGVPTVFNFLGPLTNPAQPGAQAIGCADPRLAAVMAQVFARRGQRALVFRGDDGLDELTTTTTSRVWWVADGQVRERSLDPRELGIPASSPGDLRGADPAFNAAVVRRVLAGEPGPVRDAVLLNAAAALVALEGGDETPVEALRAALERASAAVDGGAAAAVLARWVETAQEVAGRG
- a CDS encoding heme-copper oxidase subunit III, translated to MTRVATTTAPLRTSPAAHPAGVNRPNMVAVGTIVWLSSELMFFAGLFAMYFTLRSVAGEKLWRETNSALNVHFALLNTTVLVLSSVTCQIGVFAAERGDVKLLRRWFGITFLMGAFFIGGQIYEYVSLVHEGITLSSSGYGSVFYLTTGFHGAHVTGGLIAFLFVLGRTYAARRFTHEQATSAIVVSYYWHFVDVVWIGLFCTIYLLK
- a CDS encoding DEDD exonuclease domain-containing protein yields the protein MSAETLPARPHQASFDELGTPLREVTFVVVDLETTGGSAQDCEITEIGAVKVRAGRVLGEFQTLVRPNAPIPPFISVLTGITDGMVASAPTVGAVLPAFLEFAKGAVLVAHNAPFDVGFLREAAGRCGLAWPTWGVLDTARLARRVLAHDDVPDCKLATLARYFRATTAPEHRALSDARATVDVLHGLIERVGTEGVASLEELSTYSSRVPAAVRRKRHLAEGLPHAPGVYLFEDGRGRVLYVGKSVDVAARVRTYFTAAETRARMAEMVRLAERVRHVPCPTTLEAEVRELRLIGEHKPPYNRRSRFPERALWLKLTVEAFPRLSIVRAVRDDGATYLGPFGSRRAAEDAMTAVHEAVPLRQCSGRLSPRRRVSPCALAEMGRCGAPCAGRETPEAYAAHVALVRSAMLADATPLVRGIERRIGLLSDAQRFEDAAAHRDRLAAFLRAAGRMHRYAGVSACAELLAARPRPDGGWELALVRHGRLAGTSVVPRAVAPLPWIDALVATGEQVGAGVGPTSAGSAEELDCVLRWLDGDGVRLVRLEGTWASPAGWDAGLLERYGGRVQSGPW
- a CDS encoding ubiquinol-cytochrome c reductase cytochrome b subunit, whose protein sequence is MSEHAEPAPAGEETKPRTALGKTGTFLDDRTGGAKGLKGLLGKVFPDHWSFMLGEIALYSFIVLLLSGVYLTLFFKPSQTEVIYHGSYVPLDGLPMTEAYSSTLHISFDVRGGLLMRQMHHWAALLFVAAITVHLFRVFFTGAFRKPRELNWLIGVGLLTLGLVEGFAGYSLPDDLLSGTGLRIAEGIVQAIPVVGTYLASFVFGGEFPGNDFIPRLYAIHILLVPGLILALITAHLFLVVYHKHTQYPGPGRTENNVVGYPLLPVYTAKAGGFFFVVFGVITLLAAVVTINPVWLFGPYNPSQISAGSQPDWYIGFLDGALRIMPNWESHILGHTISWNILLPAVVIPGILFTVLGAYPFIEAWVTGDRRDHHLLDRPRNMPTRTGLGAMAISFYLLLWISGGNDIIATRFDLTINEITRAMQVLVFVVPPLVYVATKRICLGLQHRDHDKLMHGWETGIIRRLPSGEFVEIHAPIEEEEQVTILQAGRTKPAALPAPPETDENGVPAPGGRMARLRSRLSRWYYSESVSTPTEEELHEAAHHAQEELENQQRQLDAIGVAPSAEDEQQLTTGH
- a CDS encoding cytochrome c; this translates as MRRSRLATPLLLLVALMAVGVIYAALGGSGRASADSATSTSTVETGRQLFIDGCSTCHGVNAQGTSFGPSLIGVGAAAVDFQVGTGRMPLAQPGPQAQRRPVQYTDQEIAAMAAYVATLGPGPAIPTQQDLDISNVSDAQIALGGKLFRTNCASCHNFVGAGGALSRGRYAPSLTHTSLQHMWEAMVTGPENMPVFANTTLTPDDKRAIMAYIVRMQNAPNPGGFALGHVGPVPEGVVIWVVGLGLLAGVAVWIGAKVS
- a CDS encoding Rieske 2Fe-2S domain-containing protein; this translates as MSEIVRPDSEHLAPENPDAPGLPAHRLRRTDVDPIATKRAERQVANLFLVAIIATVGFVVAFVAFPSPHKYITIIPGVLQDISASNFFLGMTLAISLLAIGVGAIHWAKKLMSDVEIVELRHPSASSAQDRAEFQEVFETGVASSGIKEYKLIRRTLIGAMLVLPIPALLLFRDLGPLPRKKLSTTAIHKGVRLVVDGTQAPLRPSDIPIGALVNVVPENLQAIEEAAGTLDERGKDALMIIRMRPDQIIAQQGANWDVEGILCFSKVCTHAGCPLGLYEQQTHHMLCPCHQSTFDLSDAGRVIFGPAARSLPQLAITTNADGYLVAAQGFTQPVGPSFWERS